Proteins encoded within one genomic window of Gambusia affinis linkage group LG09, SWU_Gaff_1.0, whole genome shotgun sequence:
- the syvn1 gene encoding E3 ubiquitin-protein ligase synoviolin, whose translation MVRAALVTATSMALTGAVVAHAYLLKHQFYPTVVYLTKSSPSMAVLYIQAFVLVFLLGKIMRKVFFGQLRAAEMEHLIERSWYAVTETCLAFTVFRDDFSPRFVALFTLLLFLKCFHWLAEDRVDFMERSPNISWVFHLRVLSLLGLLAVMDFLFVNHACHSIITRGASVQLVFGFEYAILLTMVLTTFIKYVLHTVDLQSENPWDNKAVYMLYTELFTGFIKVLLYIAFMTIMIKVHTFPLFAIRPMYLAMRQFKKAVTDAIMSRRAIRNMNTLYPDATPEDLQASDNVCIICREEMVTGAKKLPCNHIFHSSCLRSWFQRQQTCPTCRMDVLRASNNNQAQAQAPPPAPAPAAPANAPAAPAPNVVPGMLPGFPPGVFPFWGPFPAVPPPAAAAPPAAPAAADAPTSSTDTTQAAGTSQPTSAAADAATSSAAAAPGSAIPGFPFSFPPPPFPAAPWLPMPPPFVSSMPPPPPSLSRLTEEELRELEAEGRRGLEARLQCLQNIHTLLDAAMLNIHHYLSTVATLAPPRPEGGAAEGGGADQEAASAGAESPATERDSSTSDPVGGATVSSQPADSTSSASEAERKENWDEGAADDENGEPSAAELRRRRLRKLETSPSSPASPSPPPEN comes from the exons ATGGTGCGAGCAGCCCTGGTGACCGCCACCAGCATGGCGCTGACCGGCGCCGTGGTGGCCCACGCCTACCTGCTCAAACATCAGTTCTACCCGACCGTCGTGTACCTCACCAAAAGCAGCCCCAGCATGGCG GTTTTGTACATTCAGGCGTTTGTGCTGGTGTTCCTGCTGGGGAAGATCATGAGAAAGGTGTTCTTTGGCCAGCTGAGGGCTGCTGAAATGGAG CACCTCATCGAGCGCTCCTGGTACGCGGTGACGGAGACCTGCCTGGCGTTCACCGTGTTCAGGGACGATTTCTCCCCTCGCTTCGTCGCCCTCTTCAccctcctgctcttcctcaaGTGTTTCCACTGGCTGGCCGAGGACCGGGTGGACTTT ATGGAGAGGAGTCCAAACATATCCTGGGTTTTTCACTTGAGAGTTTTAT ctcttctaGGACTTCTGGCTGTCatggacttcctgtttgttaaCCATGCCTGCCACAGCATCATCACCAGAGGAGCTTCGGTCCAGCTCGTTTTTGGCTTTGAG TACGCCATCTTGTTGACCATGGTCCTGACGACCTTCATCAAGTACGTCCTGCACACCGTCGACCTTCAGAGTGAGAACCCCTGGGACAACAAGGCCGTCTACATGCTCTACACCGAGCTCTTCACAG GTTTCATCAAGGTTCTTCTCTACATCGCCTTCATGACCATCATGATAAAGGTCCACACCTTCCCCCTGTTCGCCATCCGGCCCATGTACCTGGCCATGAG ACAGTTTAAAAAAGCTGTAACAGACGCTATAATGTCAAGGAGAGCAATCCGCAACATGAACACTCT ATATCCTGATGCGACTCCGGAGGATCTGCAGGCCTCGGACAACGTCTGCATCATCTGTAGAGAGGAAATGGTCACTGGAGCCAAGAAGCTTCCCTGTAATCACATTTTCCACTCCAG CTGCCTGCGCTCCTGGTTCCAGAGGCAGCAGACCTGCCCCACCTGCCGCATGGACGTCCTCAGGGCATCCAACAACAACCAGGCCCAGGCCCAGGCCCCGCCCCCGGCTCCGGCCCCGGCGGCGCCCGCCAACGCCCCGGCCGCCCCGGCACCAAACG ttGTTCCCGGCATGCTGCCAGGCTTCCCTCCAGGAGTTTTCCCTTTCTGGGGTCCTTTCCCTGCAGTTCCTCCACCTGCTGCggctgctccacctgcagctcctgctgcagctgacgCTCCAACAAGCAGCACGGACACGACGCAGGCCGCTG GCACCAGCCAGCCcacttctgctgctgcagacgcTGCTACGTCGTCAGCCGCCGCCGCTCCAGGATCAGCAATCCCAGGATTCCCTTTCTCCTTCCCGCCTCCTCCTTTCCCCGCCGCACCATGGCTGCCGATGCCTCCTCCCTTCG TGTCGTCCATGCCTCCTCCGCCTCCGTCGCTCTCTCGCCTGAcggaggaggagctgagggAGCTGGAGGCTGAAGGGAGGAGGGGCCTGGAGGCCAGGCTGCAGTGTCTCCAGAATATCCACACCCTGCTGGACGCCGCCATGCTCAACATCCACCACTACCTCAGCACCGTCGCCACGCTCGC CCCTCCTCGGCCTGAGGGTGGCGCTGCAGAAGGCGGCGGAGCCGATCAGGAGGCAGCGTCTGCTGGCGCAGAGAGTCCCGCCACGGAGAGGGACTCGTCCACCT CTGACCCAGTAGGTGGCGCCACAGTCTCCTCTCAGCCCGCTGACTCCACCTCCTCTGCCTCAGaagcagagaggaaggagaacTGGGACGAAGGAGCGGCGGACGACGAGAACGGAGAGCCCAGCGCGGCCGAGCTGAGGCGCCGCCGTCTCCGTAAGCTAGAGACGTCGCCTTCGTCACCGGCTTCGCCGTCGCCACCTCCCGAAAACTGA